In Spirosoma aureum, a single genomic region encodes these proteins:
- a CDS encoding porin family protein, translating into MKPYLLSLSLLMMSGFAASAQMSTRFAQPSASTTKSTSAAQPVAHNMASSPKVVSAPQKPVTTPGASVRTMPAQSSGDRPLYINAGIGLGAYTAGGIPIGVSVEKTIQNNISVGGSVDYARYGYNYSGYSWHYTFVYVGARASYHLGELLNTGNKKFDPYAGVSLGFRHASYKDTYGYSGDYYNPYSSGLYLGIHAGARYMFSEKIGGFAEVGYGVSALRLGLTAKF; encoded by the coding sequence ATGAAACCCTATTTACTTTCTTTATCGCTGCTCATGATGAGCGGCTTTGCAGCTTCGGCCCAAATGTCTACCCGCTTTGCGCAACCGTCGGCATCAACAACCAAATCTACATCGGCCGCTCAACCGGTAGCACACAACATGGCTTCTTCGCCTAAAGTCGTTTCCGCGCCACAAAAGCCAGTCACTACGCCCGGCGCGTCGGTGCGTACTATGCCTGCGCAATCATCCGGCGATCGTCCACTTTACATCAATGCCGGTATTGGTCTGGGTGCCTATACGGCTGGTGGTATTCCGATTGGCGTATCGGTAGAGAAAACGATTCAGAATAACATCTCGGTAGGTGGTTCTGTCGATTATGCCCGCTATGGCTATAATTACAGCGGTTACAGCTGGCACTATACGTTCGTTTATGTGGGTGCACGGGCTTCCTATCACCTTGGCGAATTACTCAATACGGGTAACAAAAAATTTGATCCATACGCTGGTGTATCACTTGGTTTCCGCCATGCTTCCTACAAAGACACATACGGCTACAGTGGCGATTATTACAACCCTTACTCAAGCGGTTTATACCTGGGCATTCATGCGGGAGCCCGCTACATGTTCAGCGAAAAGATTGGTGGCTTTGCCGAAGTTGGCTACGGCGTTTCGGCCCTTCGTTTAGGTCTTACAGCGAAATTCTAA
- a CDS encoding methyltransferase domain-containing protein — protein sequence MSEQTATERATMPAAYNPVLERRTVENANQNLLKYLRPGLSVLDVGCGSGAITRSIAEKVGPTGRILGIDPNDKLIEQARQNSGSLPGLDFRQGDIYTFDTDERFDLITIARTLQWLADPKAALINMKRFVKPGGYLSVLDFNHEKISWHPEPPEAMKTFYAAFLKWRQDAGFDNAIADHLADLMSTIGFTDIRVENQSELAQKTDPTFAVASRLWAEVAELRGLQLVNSGYISEELRVRAIADYDNWIQTVGESMTVYMLAVEAKQ from the coding sequence ATGTCTGAGCAAACCGCTACCGAGCGGGCTACCATGCCTGCCGCTTATAACCCAGTTCTGGAGCGACGAACCGTCGAGAACGCCAATCAGAATTTGTTGAAATACCTGCGGCCGGGGCTGTCGGTACTGGATGTTGGCTGTGGCTCGGGTGCGATAACGCGCAGCATTGCGGAGAAAGTCGGCCCAACGGGTCGAATTCTAGGCATAGATCCAAACGATAAACTGATCGAACAGGCGCGCCAAAATTCGGGTAGTCTGCCGGGCCTTGATTTTAGGCAGGGTGATATCTATACATTTGATACCGATGAGCGATTTGATCTGATCACCATTGCGCGAACACTGCAATGGCTAGCCGACCCAAAGGCAGCCCTTATTAATATGAAGCGATTCGTAAAGCCAGGAGGTTATCTGTCGGTGCTCGATTTTAACCACGAGAAGATTAGCTGGCATCCTGAGCCACCAGAAGCCATGAAAACCTTCTATGCTGCTTTCCTGAAATGGCGACAGGACGCGGGTTTCGACAATGCCATTGCCGACCATCTGGCTGATCTGATGAGTACGATCGGCTTTACGGACATTCGGGTAGAAAATCAATCTGAACTCGCCCAAAAAACGGACCCGACCTTTGCCGTAGCCAGTCGGTTGTGGGCCGAGGTTGCGGAGTTGCGTGGCCTTCAGCTTGTCAATTCGGGCTATATTTCGGAAGAATTACGCGTACGGGCGATTGCTGATTATGACAACTGGATTCAAACCGTTGGTGAGTCAATGACGGTCTATATGTTGGCTGTAGAAGCCAAGCAATGA
- a CDS encoding GntR family transcriptional regulator, which yields MDFREKQAIYLQIADYVCEKILLGQWPPGERIPSVRDLGIELEVNPNTVVRTYDFLQQKSIIFNKRGIGYFAADDANNRITAYRREQFLETELPVFFRTMYLLNIDLKEIEQRYDDFVKAEFN from the coding sequence ATGGATTTTCGAGAGAAACAAGCCATTTACCTGCAAATCGCTGATTACGTATGCGAGAAGATTTTGCTGGGACAATGGCCACCGGGCGAACGTATTCCGTCGGTTCGGGACCTGGGTATTGAACTGGAAGTCAATCCCAATACGGTTGTTCGGACGTATGATTTTTTGCAGCAAAAGAGCATCATTTTCAACAAGCGGGGCATCGGCTACTTTGCTGCCGACGATGCGAATAATCGTATTACAGCCTATCGTCGTGAGCAATTTCTGGAAACGGAACTGCCCGTTTTTTTCCGCACCATGTATTTGCTCAATATCGACCTGAAAGAAATTGAGCAACGGTATGACGATTTCGTTAAAGCTGAATTTAACTAA
- a CDS encoding Hsp20/alpha crystallin family protein codes for MHHNQAFQSDYKGGCGSMGRGKFGGFKGRGRFGNFWGRHTGGFFQPPVNIEETDDNYVISLFAAGIIKENVTLTVKDDILTIAYPGSNQDTNSESTAQGNYTYQEHSVGSFERSFRLNDKVIVETISASYAEGILKVVLPKNPATNKPAQTITVG; via the coding sequence ATGCATCACAATCAGGCATTTCAATCAGACTATAAAGGGGGTTGCGGCTCAATGGGCCGGGGTAAATTCGGTGGCTTCAAAGGCCGGGGTAGATTTGGTAATTTCTGGGGACGCCATACGGGGGGATTTTTTCAACCGCCGGTGAACATTGAAGAGACCGACGACAACTATGTTATTTCATTATTTGCGGCCGGTATTATTAAAGAGAACGTAACATTGACCGTCAAAGACGACATACTGACGATTGCCTATCCAGGCTCAAATCAGGATACAAACTCCGAATCGACCGCTCAGGGTAACTATACGTATCAGGAGCATAGCGTGGGTTCGTTCGAGCGGTCATTTCGGCTGAATGACAAAGTTATTGTTGAAACGATTTCGGCCAGCTATGCCGAGGGCATTCTGAAAGTCGTTCTGCCCAAAAATCCGGCTACCAACAAACCTGCGCAAACAATCACGGTAGGATAA
- a CDS encoding ABC transporter ATP-binding protein: MLDLNNLTFGYSRKKLVFQNLSLSLKPGTIYGLLGKNGAGKSSLLRLMGGLLYPIAGRVNVAGFEPRKRQPSFLQELYFIPEEIYLPSITVQQYIDTMGPFYPNFSDSQFRRYLTEFDVPQDQKLTAMSYGQKKKIIISFGLAANTRILIMDEPTNGLDIPSKSQFRKIVSSALDPDRLILISTHQVRDLDNLIDAVIVLDESEILLNHSLADISDRLLFNTVSTVMETDHVLYAEPSLRGQAVVMENPAQEDSKVDLERLFNTVVTNRERIKVLFQ; encoded by the coding sequence ATGCTAGACCTTAACAACCTGACGTTCGGATACAGTCGAAAAAAACTGGTTTTTCAGAATCTGAGTCTGTCGTTGAAACCGGGAACCATTTATGGATTATTGGGTAAAAACGGAGCGGGCAAATCGAGCCTGTTACGACTCATGGGCGGCCTGCTCTATCCCATTGCCGGGCGAGTCAACGTGGCAGGGTTTGAACCTCGAAAACGGCAACCCTCCTTTTTGCAGGAACTCTATTTTATTCCGGAGGAAATTTATCTGCCGTCGATAACCGTCCAGCAGTACATCGATACAATGGGGCCGTTTTATCCAAACTTCAGTGATTCACAGTTCCGTCGCTACCTGACGGAATTTGATGTGCCGCAGGACCAGAAGCTAACGGCGATGTCGTATGGACAAAAAAAGAAGATTATTATCAGTTTTGGCCTGGCCGCCAACACCCGTATTCTGATCATGGATGAACCGACGAATGGGCTCGATATTCCATCGAAAAGCCAGTTTCGCAAAATTGTATCCTCTGCCCTCGACCCCGACCGGCTTATCCTGATCTCGACTCACCAGGTTCGCGATCTGGACAATCTGATCGATGCGGTGATTGTTCTCGACGAAAGCGAAATTCTGCTCAATCATTCGCTGGCCGACATTTCCGATCGGCTTCTGTTCAATACGGTATCGACGGTTATGGAAACCGATCATGTTTTATATGCTGAGCCGTCGTTGCGGGGGCAGGCCGTTGTGATGGAAAACCCAGCGCAGGAAGATAGTAAGGTCGATCTGGAACGGCTCTTCAATACGGTGGTTACTAACCGGGAGCGGATTAAAGTCCTTTTCCAATGA